The proteins below are encoded in one region of Vicia villosa cultivar HV-30 ecotype Madison, WI unplaced genomic scaffold, Vvil1.0 ctg.000434F_1_1, whole genome shotgun sequence:
- the LOC131628226 gene encoding uncharacterized protein LOC131628226, protein MDKSKFCRFHKGHGHNTEDCIHLKVAIDILILEGHLKQYAKKQETAKEAKPITGEKPVENTPAMQVAMSITRPEDFYLPDGTGASSTLFPQSPREIPPSALVISGGGFSKLIVRSVKRKFDELISTNSSKAATLDLARGGSSSISFYKDELPGGAPNATFPLLIRARMANFDVCRILVDQGSSVDIMYSQLFKTLQLNDNHLTPYVGSDLQGFNGTVTKPWGFVELIVSIGSAKTTRAVKVQFLVIDCPSIYQCILGRSTLAELIAVPSTVHLKLKYYTT, encoded by the coding sequence ATGGACAAATCAAAGTTCTGTCGATTCCATAAAGGCCACGGGCATAACACGGAAGACTGCATCCACCTAAAAGTCGCAATAGATATACTGATCCTAGAAGGACACCTGAAACAGTATGCGAAGAAACAAGAGACCGCCAAAGAAGCCAAGCCAATAACCGGAGAAAAACCGGTCGAAAATACGCCCGCCATGCAGGTGGCCATGAGTATCACCCGACCGGAGGACTTCTACCTCCCTGACGGAACCGGGGCATCTTCCACCTTGTTCCCTCAGAGCCCACGGGAAATCCCCCCTTCGGCCTTGGTCATCTCCGGGGGGGGATTCAGCAAGCTCATCGTCAGATCCGTAAAACGAAAATTCGACGAACTAATCTCAACAAATTCGAGCAAAGCCGCTACCCTCGACCTGGCCCGAGGTGGCTCGTCCTCCATATCTTTCTACAAGGACGAGCTACCCGGCGGAGCACCCAATGCAACCTTCCCACTCCTTATCCGAGCCCGGATGGCCAACTTTGACGTTTGCCGCATTTTAGTCGATCAAGGGAGCTCagtggacatcatgtactcccagttGTTCAAGACACTGCAACTAAACGACAACCACCTCACCCCCTACGTAGGGTCCGACCTACAAGGTTTCAACGGCACCGTGACTAAACCATGGGGGTTCGTCGAGCTCATCGTTTCGATCGGGTCTGCAAAAACCACCAGGGCCGTCAAAGTCCAGTTTCTGGTCATTGATTGCCCCTCAATCTACCAATGCATCTTAGGACGCTCGACGCTGGCCGAACTAATCGCAGTACCTTCGACCGTGCATCTCAAGCTCAAGTACTACACAACCTAA